The genomic DNA GACCGATTTTGATAATTGGTCTTAGTCTTTTGTTTCATTTCTAGAGAAACATCGTCGCTACATCTTGATTTTATTATATAGTTAATAACTATATAACTATCATATTTTAATATTTAACATTTATAAAAAATAGCATTATTATAATAAGAAAAGGACTAATTGAGGTATATAGACATGAACCATTTGAAAATCAAGGTTGTAGCGCAGTTAATAGTCATTGGCGTATTGGCGGGAATTACAGGGATCATATTGACGATAACTCTACATATGATTCAGCAATGTGCCTTTGGGGGGTATAGCGATACATCTTTTCGGGAGATAGTGGAGCACACATTACCTTGACGACGGTTATTGGTACTCGTAGGCTGTGGCGCTGTCGTAGGGTGCGGCTGGGTAGGTATAAATCGATATGGAGCAAAGTTAGTGGAAATTAAGACATCTGTAAATGACTCGCAGCAACAGATGCCTTTTAAAACTACGATTTGTCATGGGCTATTGCAGATTGTGACAGTAGCTCTAGGTTCTCCTTTAGGACGAGAGGTGGCACCACGGGAAATTAGTGCTGCTTTTGCAACGAAATTAAGCCAGTTGTGTCACGTTGATGAGCGAACGCATAAACTCTTAGTAGCATGTGCTTCAGGAGCTGGGCTAGCGGCGGTATATAATGTGCCTCTGGCATCAGCGGTATTTACGTTAGAAACACTGTTAGTTGATTGGAGCTTTTCTTCCCTTGGAGCAGCCATGTTGTGCTGCGGGACAGCTGTATAGTAATCTTCAACAGAAACGGCCCTGTACGGAATCAGGCAGACACATCAAACCCGCTTTTAAATGAGCAATGGGATCGTCA from Veillonellales bacterium includes the following:
- a CDS encoding chloride channel protein; amino-acid sequence: MVLVGCGAVVGCGWVGINRYGAKLVEIKTSVNDSQQQMPFKTTICHGLLQIVTVALGSPLGREVAPREISAAFATKLSQLCHVDERTHKLLVACASGAGLAAVYNVPLASAVFTLETLLVDWSFSSLGAAMLCCGTAV